One window of the Asticcacaulis sp. SL142 genome contains the following:
- a CDS encoding ABC transporter permease: protein MADNLSVSTRSWNGYIDVLDGFTKWRLWLFLGYQDIKQRYARSVLGPLWLVMGLGATIIGVGFLYSQIMRSNPGTYLPFIAISLAAWNLISAIITDSTAIFQANASLIKSVSIPYSTVILRGIVRNCIVFLHYLIAVLITFVVAGYNVDYKIIFAIPGLILVVANMFWISICLGMLCARFRDMAQMTQYTLLLAQFATPVIWMPSQVSAQSPYLLFNPIYHLIELIRAPIFEHNVPVNSFIFCTVMFLIGTTVTVFLFNQYKRYINFWL, encoded by the coding sequence ATGGCAGATAATTTGAGTGTATCAACACGCTCTTGGAATGGATACATTGATGTCTTAGATGGCTTTACAAAGTGGCGTTTGTGGCTTTTTTTAGGCTATCAAGACATTAAACAGAGATATGCGCGAAGTGTGCTCGGTCCATTATGGTTAGTAATGGGCTTGGGAGCGACTATTATTGGCGTTGGATTTCTCTACAGTCAAATTATGAGATCAAACCCTGGAACCTACCTACCCTTTATAGCCATTAGCCTTGCGGCATGGAACCTGATATCTGCAATAATTACTGACTCTACGGCTATATTTCAGGCCAATGCTAGCCTTATAAAATCAGTTTCCATTCCCTATTCAACAGTTATACTTAGAGGTATCGTAAGAAACTGCATTGTATTTTTACATTACCTGATTGCCGTTTTAATAACATTTGTAGTTGCAGGATATAATGTCGATTATAAAATTATATTTGCTATTCCAGGCTTAATTCTGGTTGTTGCAAATATGTTCTGGATATCAATATGTTTAGGCATGCTTTGCGCTCGCTTTAGGGACATGGCGCAAATGACACAATACACATTGTTGCTCGCTCAGTTTGCTACCCCTGTCATATGGATGCCGTCACAAGTTTCAGCGCAAAGCCCCTACTTGCTCTTTAATCCGATCTATCATTTGATAGAGCTGATACGCGCCCCTATCTTCGAACATAACGTGCCTGTTAACAGCTTCATATTTTGCACCGTAATGTTTTTGATCGGAACGACCGTCACGGTGTTTCTTTTTAATCAATACAAACGCTATATAAATTTTTGGCTGTGA